The following are encoded in a window of Calderihabitans maritimus genomic DNA:
- a CDS encoding AbrB/MazE/SpoVT family DNA-binding domain-containing protein, which translates to MSRAKVSPKGQIVIPANLRKKYGFHPGS; encoded by the coding sequence ATGAGCCGGGCCAAAGTATCACCTAAAGGACAAATAGTTATACCCGCTAACCTGAGAAAAAAATATGGTTTTCACCCGGGATC